GAGCGCCTGCTCGAACACCAGCGCGGCGTCCTGATCTCGGGCGCCCCCGGTGCGGGGAAATCGACGTTCGCCCAGGCCGTCGCGGAGTTCCTCGCCGATTCGGACTTCGCGGTCAAGACCATGGAGAAACCGCGCGACCTCCAGGTCGGCGACAACATCACTCAGTACACGGAACTGGGCGGGTCGATGGCCAAGACCGCCGACTCGCTGCTGATGGTCCGGCCGGACTACACCATCTACGACGAGGTCCGCAAGACCGACGACTTCGAGGTGTTCGCCGACATGCGCCTCGCGGGCGTCGGCATGGTCGGCGTCGTCCACGCGACGCGGGCCATCGACGCGCTCCAGCGCCTCGTCGGCCGCGTCGAACTCGGGATGATCCCGCAGGTCGTCGACACCGTCGTCTACATCGACGCCGGCGAGGTCGACACCGTCTACGACGTGACGACCGAGGTCAAGGTCCCCGAGGGCCTGATGGAGGAGGACCTGGCGCGGCCGGTCATCATGATCCGCGACTTCGAGACGGGCCAGCCCGCTTACGAGATCTACACGTTCAACCGCCAGGTCGTCACCGTGCCGCTGGGCGACAACGCCCAGAACGGCGGTGGCTCGGGCGCCGAGAGCGGCACCGAGCGCATCGCCAAGCAGGAGGTCGAACGGGAGATCCGGTCGATCGCCCACGGCCACGTCGAGGTGGAGATCAAGAACCCCAACACCGCCGTGGTGTACGTCGACGACGACGACATCTCCGCGGTCATCGGCAAGGGCGGCGGCCGCATCACCGACGTGGAGAACCGCCTGGGTATCGACATCGACGTGCGCACGTTCAGCGAGCGCCCCGAGGGCGCCGGCGGACCCGGTGGAAGCGGCGGCGGTGGCGGCGGTGGGTCGAGTGGTGCCGGCGGAGGCGGTTCGGGCGGCGGCGAGATCGTCACCCCCGAGATCACCTCGCGACACGTCCTCATCCCGATGGACGGCTACGAGGGCGACACCGTCGAGGTGCAGGCCGACGGCGAGTACCTCTTCACGGCGACGGTCTCCCGAGGCGGCGAGGTGCAGGTCTCCCGCGGCTCGGCCATCGCCGAGGAACTCGAACGAGCGATCGACCGCGGGAAGACGGTCACCGTCAGCCCGTCATAGCGGGCCGTCGACGCGTTCACTATAGTTGCGAAACCATCTTTTTCCGCCTCGGGTTTCCTCGCTCACTCCGTTCGCTGCGGGAACCACTCGGCGCAAAAACATGGGTGAAAAAGGCCGCCTCCGCCGTCTTCGACGGCTCCGGCGGTGAACCGCTCGCTTCGCTCGCGGACGATCGACTAGGGATCGACCACTAACTGCACCACCTGTACTGCGTATTTGAGCGGGGCCACCGGGCAAAAGACTTACCGGTCGTCTGGGTGACCGTTCGCTATGTCACCCGCGGACCGCCAGGCGCGACTGCGAGCGCGCCTCGCCGCGGCCGTCCCCGGCCGGGAAGCCGTGGTGTTCGGGAGTCTCGCGGGGTTCTGCGCGTTCGTCGCCGGCTCCGCGGTGACGGTTCTCTCGGAGCGCCACTGGGTTCGCGACCCGACGAGGCCGGTCCTCTCGTATTTCAGCTACGGGATCGACGCGGGCCGAGAGGTGAACGTCGGTCCCGACGGCGCGCTCCCGAGCGCGTGGCAGTTCGCGGTCTGGCAGTATCATCGGCTCCACGGCGTCCGGCTCGACCCGTGGTTCGGGGTCGTGGGTAACGTCGCCCCGCCGCGCCGCCTCCTCGTGATCGCGGTGCCGCTGCTGCTGGTGGCGGCGGGGTTCCTGCTGGTCGCTCGAACCCGGGCCGGCGGCCCCTGGGCGGCTGCCGGCCGCGGTGGCCTCGTCGCGCTCGGGTACTTCCCGCTGGCGGTGCTTTCCGCTCGGCTGTCCGCGTGGACGGCGCCCGACAGCGTCCGGGTCGTCGTCTCGGGGGTCGGTGCGACGACCCATCCGCTCGGCACCGTCCGGCTTCCGCTGGAGCCGGCAATCGTCCTGACCGGCGTCGCCGTCCCGCTCGCGTTCGGCGCCCTGGGCGGCTATCTCGCCTTCGCCTGGCGAACAAGCGAGTGGCCCCGTTCGCTCCTCGCTCGCGGCGCCGTCGCCGGCGCGGCGGCGTTCGCGGTCGGGTGGGCGGCGGTCCGGCACCTGACCGAGCGCCACCTCGCGACCGAGCGTCACCCGGACCTCGAGGCCGGCGGATTCGCCCGCGGCGAGTACGGGGGGATCGCACCGGGGAGTATCGACCCGGGCCTGGACACGCTCGCGACCTGGCAGTACCACCGGCTCCACGGCGGGTCGATGGAGGTGCGGTACCTGCGGGCGGTCACCGACGGTGTCGATCGCATCGATATCTTCGAACTGGCGGGGGTCGCGCCGCTCGTCCCGAGCGTCGTCCTCCTGCTGGCCGGCGCGGCGCTGGTCGCCCTGGTCGGCGCGTCGGGTCCCGGATCTGCGGCGCTCCGCGGCGCCGCCGTCGCGGTCGGCTACCTCCCGGTCGCGGCGGCGACGGCGCTGCTGTCGGCGTGGACGCCGCCCGCCGCGCCGGACCTGGTGCTCGCGGTGTCGTTCCTCGACGCCGTCCAGCGGACGGGGCTGGTGTACCCCGTGTCCTGTGGCGCCGTCGGTGGGATCGGCGGGTTCGCAGTGAGGGTCGCGACCGACCACGCCGGTCGTGCGCTATCGCGAATCGACCCGCGTGGAGCGTCATAGCGAGCGCGGCGTCGGTCGGCGGAGAAAGCGTATCAGTCGGCGGAGGCGGCGGCCTCGCAGTCGCCGTCACAGTCGGGTTTGTCGATCTCGTAGAGGTTCTGACGAGCGTCGGCGAAGTAGACATCCTCCTCGACGACGCCGACCTCTTCGAGGCGTTCGAGGGCGTAGCGGACGGTCCGCGCCGAAAGCATCGACTCCTCGACGATCCCCTTCTGGGTGAGCGGACCGTCGTACTCCAGTACTTTGAAGACGAGTTTCGCGCTCGGCGGCAGGTCGCTGAGGTCGTCCCCGTCTGTCTCGGGCATCGATAGATGGGTAGGGCGCGCGTACAATAAAGATTCACACTGGCGACGGCCGAGGCCCGGAGTATCGCCGGAACGCGAGCGAACGCGGTGGCTGGTCCGCCGCCCCGCGGGGCCGCGATCGGGAGCGGCAATCCCCCGCCCACCCCGGGCTCGCACGGGGGCAGGAACGAACGGCTTTTGGGGCCGCGCGGCCGAGACGAACGTATGGCTACCGAAACCGCCGAGGGGTGGGACGACCACCTGCGGGGGCTGACGGTGACGACGTTCGCCTCCGTGCTGGGGATCGGCGCCGGCGTGGCCGCCCAGGCGCTGGCCGCCGGCCCGAACGACCGGCTGGGCCTGTACCTGCTCGGTGCGGCGGTGCTCGTCCAGCTGCCCGTCTACATGGCGATCGGCATCGACGTGGACGACTTCGGCGTGAAGGAGTACCTCTACATCGCCTTCATCACCTTCTCGCTGTGGTTCGTCTCCTGGGGCATCCTCATGACTGCGGGGACCTCGCTGTAACGATGGCGGACGATTCGATCGCGGTCGTCGACCTCGACAGATGCCAGCCCGACCGCTGTAACTACGAGTGTGCGAACTTCTGCCCGCCCAACCGCTCGGGCAAG
The window above is part of the Halosimplex rubrum genome. Proteins encoded here:
- a CDS encoding ArsR family transcriptional regulator; translation: MPETDGDDLSDLPPSAKLVFKVLEYDGPLTQKGIVEESMLSARTVRYALERLEEVGVVEEDVYFADARQNLYEIDKPDCDGDCEAAASAD
- a CDS encoding PINc/VapC family ATPase, which codes for MNIVPDTSVVIDGRVSEQIEADADPDSEAVGEGFAGATVYVPEAVVGELEAQANDGRESGWDGLGELQRLAELHDEGTVTVEYVGRRPAEVEQREAGEGKIDAIIRDLADDNDATLVTSDVVQSEVAKAKGLDVVYLEPVGRDTESLDIEQFFDETTMSLHLKVGVAPMAKRGEIGDMHYETISEEVSTETDLKEWAQDIENSARASAEGFVELDEPGMTIVQFGQYRIAIARPPFADKLEITAVRPIVKTDLDDYDHADELRERLLEHQRGVLISGAPGAGKSTFAQAVAEFLADSDFAVKTMEKPRDLQVGDNITQYTELGGSMAKTADSLLMVRPDYTIYDEVRKTDDFEVFADMRLAGVGMVGVVHATRAIDALQRLVGRVELGMIPQVVDTVVYIDAGEVDTVYDVTTEVKVPEGLMEEDLARPVIMIRDFETGQPAYEIYTFNRQVVTVPLGDNAQNGGGSGAESGTERIAKQEVEREIRSIAHGHVEVEIKNPNTAVVYVDDDDISAVIGKGGGRITDVENRLGIDIDVRTFSERPEGAGGPGGSGGGGGGGSSGAGGGGSGGGEIVTPEITSRHVLIPMDGYEGDTVEVQADGEYLFTATVSRGGEVQVSRGSAIAEELERAIDRGKTVTVSPS
- a CDS encoding EMC6-like membrane protein — encoded protein: MATETAEGWDDHLRGLTVTTFASVLGIGAGVAAQALAAGPNDRLGLYLLGAAVLVQLPVYMAIGIDVDDFGVKEYLYIAFITFSLWFVSWGILMTAGTSL